One segment of Arcanobacterium haemolyticum DSM 20595 DNA contains the following:
- the ftsY gene encoding signal recognition particle-docking protein FtsY — MVLVYVAISLLAVVLISGVALYLTKRGTHELPSAQHPSLPSPEEADTIPTPDTAGDVPESAAAPVAIEAPEVEPVDVAVAMPAVEELQPELDVPESVTSRMQRLRARLANSGGLGKALLSILSRGELSAADWEELEETLLMADVGLDATTDILDSLRTAVKVAGSDADVRALLRTELLKAVHIDKDRSLNLGAAPSTILMVGVNGTGKTTTTGKLARLLVAEEHSVLLGAADTFRAAAADQLSTWGERVGVDVVRSDREGADPASVAFEAVKQGADAGVDVVIVDTAGRLQNKAGLMDELGKIKRVMEKTVPTGEVLLVLDATTGQNGMRQAEVFAEAAGITGIVLSKLDGSAKGGIVISVQRALGVPVKFVGLGEGADDFAPFDPSTFVDSLLA; from the coding sequence ATGGTTCTTGTCTATGTTGCTATTTCCCTCCTCGCGGTTGTACTGATCAGCGGGGTTGCCCTCTACCTCACTAAACGAGGAACACACGAACTGCCATCAGCGCAGCACCCATCACTTCCTTCGCCAGAAGAAGCAGACACTATCCCAACTCCGGATACTGCAGGCGACGTGCCAGAATCGGCTGCGGCTCCGGTTGCCATTGAAGCGCCGGAAGTTGAGCCGGTTGATGTTGCTGTTGCTATGCCTGCGGTTGAAGAACTACAGCCAGAACTGGATGTTCCGGAATCCGTAACATCACGTATGCAACGTTTGCGTGCACGGTTGGCGAACTCGGGCGGGCTAGGCAAGGCTCTCTTGAGTATTCTCTCCCGCGGTGAACTTTCTGCCGCCGATTGGGAAGAACTCGAAGAAACACTGCTCATGGCAGACGTAGGCCTGGATGCCACCACCGACATCTTGGACAGCCTGCGCACAGCCGTGAAGGTTGCAGGGTCAGATGCTGACGTCCGTGCACTCTTGCGCACCGAACTACTCAAAGCCGTTCACATTGACAAGGATCGTTCCCTCAACTTGGGTGCCGCACCGTCCACCATCTTGATGGTCGGCGTGAACGGCACCGGAAAAACCACCACTACCGGCAAACTGGCCCGCCTGCTCGTTGCCGAAGAACACAGCGTCTTGCTGGGCGCCGCCGATACCTTCCGCGCCGCAGCCGCAGATCAGCTCAGCACCTGGGGCGAACGTGTTGGAGTAGACGTGGTGCGCTCCGATCGCGAAGGTGCCGATCCGGCGTCGGTAGCGTTCGAAGCTGTCAAGCAAGGTGCGGATGCGGGCGTGGACGTCGTCATCGTCGATACTGCAGGGCGCCTCCAAAACAAAGCCGGACTCATGGACGAACTCGGCAAAATCAAACGCGTCATGGAAAAAACCGTGCCAACCGGCGAAGTGCTCCTTGTCCTGGACGCAACCACGGGCCAAAACGGAATGCGCCAAGCCGAAGTGTTCGCAGAAGCGGCCGGAATCACCGGAATCGTACTCTCCAAACTGGACGGAAGTGCCAAGGGCGGAATCGTGATCTCAGTCCAACGCGCCCTAGGCGTTCCAGTGAAATTCGTGGGACTTGGCGAAGGCGCCGATGACTTCGCGCCATTCGATCCTTCAACTTTCGTCGATTCCCTGCTCGCCTAA
- the ffh gene encoding signal recognition particle protein — MFNSLSDRITGSLRNLRKQGRLSEQDVEAVISDIRRALLDADVALLVVRAFTAAVREKAVGAVASQALNPAQQVVKIVNDELISVLGGEARDINWAADGEPTVIMLAGLQGAGKTTLAGKLGRWLRENGKRPLLVASDLQRPNAVQQLTVVAGQAGVDVWAPEPGNGIGDPVQVAKSGVEHARSAGFDVVVVDTAGRLGIDEELMEQARNIRNAVNPHEVLFVLDAMIGQDAVNTSLAFRDGVGFTGVVLSKLDGDARGGAALSVRGVTGQPVLFASTGEKLDAFERFHADRMASRILDMGDILTLIEQAERTWNEEEAADLAAKMAGGDFTLDDFLAQLNQMRKMGSMKKLMGMLPGMGQFREAIDNFDEREIDRQEAIVLSMTKKERANPKILNGSRRLRIAKGSGTSVQEVNSLMDRFEQAKKMMTSMARGGGVPGMPQIPGMPGKGGGYTKKQNKKAKKKSGSKKGRSGNPAKRRQQELEASKKSAGSSFGAGQAKPDVNMDDLAKFLR, encoded by the coding sequence ATGTTCAACTCCCTCTCCGATCGTATTACCGGCTCACTACGCAACCTGCGCAAACAGGGCCGACTATCTGAGCAGGATGTGGAAGCGGTCATCTCAGATATCCGCCGCGCACTGCTTGACGCGGACGTTGCGCTCCTAGTAGTTCGCGCGTTCACCGCCGCGGTACGCGAGAAGGCCGTGGGGGCCGTTGCGTCCCAGGCACTCAACCCAGCTCAGCAGGTTGTGAAGATCGTTAACGACGAACTTATTTCAGTTCTGGGCGGGGAAGCACGCGATATTAATTGGGCTGCCGACGGCGAGCCAACCGTGATCATGCTGGCCGGTCTGCAAGGTGCAGGTAAAACCACGCTGGCTGGAAAACTCGGCCGGTGGCTGCGCGAAAACGGCAAGCGGCCGCTACTGGTGGCGTCTGATCTGCAGCGCCCGAACGCGGTTCAGCAACTGACCGTTGTGGCCGGGCAGGCTGGCGTGGACGTGTGGGCGCCAGAACCAGGCAACGGGATCGGCGATCCGGTGCAGGTGGCGAAGTCTGGCGTGGAGCACGCGCGTTCCGCCGGGTTTGACGTGGTTGTGGTTGATACCGCGGGCCGTTTAGGCATTGACGAAGAACTGATGGAGCAGGCGCGCAACATCCGCAACGCCGTGAACCCACACGAAGTCCTGTTCGTGCTGGATGCGATGATCGGCCAGGACGCGGTGAACACCTCGCTGGCATTCCGGGACGGCGTTGGGTTTACTGGCGTTGTTTTGTCTAAGCTTGACGGCGATGCGCGCGGTGGTGCAGCGCTTTCTGTTCGTGGCGTGACCGGGCAGCCAGTGTTGTTCGCTTCTACCGGCGAAAAGCTTGACGCTTTTGAGCGATTCCACGCGGATCGTATGGCGTCGCGCATCTTGGATATGGGCGATATTTTGACGCTCATCGAGCAGGCCGAACGCACCTGGAACGAAGAAGAAGCCGCAGATCTGGCCGCGAAGATGGCCGGTGGCGATTTCACTCTTGATGATTTCTTGGCCCAGCTTAACCAGATGCGCAAGATGGGATCTATGAAGAAACTCATGGGTATGCTTCCTGGTATGGGGCAATTCCGTGAAGCTATCGATAACTTTGACGAGCGCGAAATTGACCGCCAAGAAGCCATCGTGCTCTCGATGACTAAGAAGGAGCGCGCCAACCCCAAGATCCTCAACGGTTCCCGCCGCCTGCGTATCGCCAAGGGCTCCGGCACTTCCGTGCAAGAAGTGAACTCGTTGATGGATCGCTTCGAACAGGCAAAGAAAATGATGACCTCCATGGCTCGCGGAGGTGGCGTGCCAGGAATGCCACAAATCCCAGGGATGCCTGGGAAGGGCGGCGGCTACACCAAGAAGCAGAACAAGAAGGCCAAGAAGAAGAGTGGTTCGAAGAAGGGACGCTCGGGTAATCCAGCAAAGCGCCGCCAGCAGGAACTAGAGGCATCGAAGAAATCGGCTGGGAGCTCGTTCGGAGCCGGCCAGGCAAAGCCGGATGTGAATATGGACGATCTGGCTAAGTTTTTGCGATAA
- a CDS encoding amidohydrolase family protein, translated as MAEVWIVDGVISHHAPSTRVIDVRGYIYPGLLDAHTHPGLNRDGNMLNRHEVRRRLEALRGWGVTAVRDCGGQQNPNDDRCDGLPRVLHCGQHISRPKRYTRHLAREVEPNQLIAAAIEEYEKSDGWIKLVGDWIDREAGDNLPVWPRDVLIDAVTAIHERGGKVTVHTFCRETVDDLLDAGVDGIEHGTGMTRDHVDEAARRGILLTPTVHQVRRFPEFAEAGSRFPDYARRMLGMDARREEHLAMIVESGVPLLMGTDTSENVDTLSMPHELIDAVADGIPASVAMEAASYGGRARLGFSNWEAGEPADFVVYDHDPEENIAHTLRPASVFIDGIRFQGKN; from the coding sequence ATGGCAGAAGTGTGGATCGTTGATGGGGTGATTTCCCATCATGCGCCGAGCACTCGAGTAATCGACGTGCGCGGATACATTTATCCGGGGCTTCTGGATGCGCATACCCATCCGGGCTTGAACCGTGACGGCAACATGTTGAACCGGCACGAGGTTCGGCGGCGGTTAGAAGCATTGCGTGGATGGGGTGTTACTGCTGTGCGCGATTGTGGCGGTCAGCAGAATCCGAACGACGACCGGTGCGATGGGCTGCCGCGTGTGCTTCACTGTGGGCAACATATTTCGCGGCCGAAGCGATACACTCGGCATCTTGCACGCGAAGTTGAACCTAATCAGCTGATTGCTGCGGCCATCGAGGAATACGAAAAGTCTGATGGTTGGATCAAATTGGTTGGCGATTGGATTGATCGGGAGGCAGGGGACAACCTGCCAGTGTGGCCGCGTGATGTGCTAATTGATGCCGTGACGGCGATTCACGAACGTGGTGGCAAAGTCACCGTTCATACCTTCTGCCGTGAAACCGTTGACGATCTTCTTGACGCGGGCGTTGATGGGATCGAACATGGCACGGGTATGACCCGCGATCATGTGGATGAGGCCGCGCGGCGCGGGATCCTTTTGACCCCAACAGTCCATCAGGTCCGGCGCTTCCCTGAATTTGCTGAAGCTGGTTCGCGGTTTCCTGACTATGCGCGCCGAATGTTAGGGATGGATGCGCGACGCGAAGAGCATCTAGCGATGATCGTTGAATCTGGGGTGCCTCTCCTGATGGGAACTGATACGTCAGAAAACGTCGATACGTTGTCTATGCCGCACGAACTCATTGATGCGGTGGCCGATGGGATTCCTGCCTCGGTAGCGATGGAGGCCGCAAGCTACGGCGGCCGGGCACGGCTTGGTTTTTCGAACTGGGAGGCGGGAGAGCCTGCCGATTTTGTGGTGTACGATCACGATCCAGAAGAAAATATCGCCCATACGTTACGGCCTGCCTCGGTTTTTATTGATGGGATTCGGTTCCAGGGGAAGAATTAA
- a CDS encoding phospholipase A(2) produces the protein MKANLVLSISFLTLLGSIGFPAASGQLSTNLDSNQEETSFSHINEHQYEVLASEFTLEEIQEIDKVSSEYEVWELTQAIEDPQQYIARKHSFFRAATNGCSFSPDRWGNANFKPACDSHDICYSSSSHADRSTCDRAFHASLTRICSLSYARGTAGRSACNGIANVYYNAVRKLGSSFYEGKGRND, from the coding sequence ATGAAAGCTAACCTGGTCCTTAGTATCTCATTCCTCACCTTACTTGGCAGTATTGGCTTCCCAGCCGCATCCGGCCAGTTGTCCACAAATCTCGATTCGAATCAAGAAGAAACCTCCTTTTCGCACATTAACGAGCACCAATACGAAGTTTTAGCATCGGAGTTTACATTAGAAGAAATTCAAGAAATTGATAAAGTATCAAGCGAGTACGAGGTATGGGAACTGACTCAAGCTATCGAAGATCCGCAACAATATATCGCCAGAAAGCATTCCTTCTTCAGAGCTGCAACAAATGGTTGTTCTTTCTCCCCTGACAGGTGGGGGAATGCTAACTTTAAGCCAGCCTGCGATAGCCACGACATTTGCTATTCATCCTCAAGTCACGCAGATAGATCAACATGTGATCGAGCTTTCCATGCATCGTTAACAAGAATATGCTCGCTCTCATACGCGCGTGGGACCGCTGGGCGTTCAGCATGCAATGGCATCGCAAACGTATATTACAATGCTGTTCGTAAATTGGGCTCGTCGTTTTATGAGGGGAAAGGAAGGAATGATTAA
- a CDS encoding integrase core domain-containing protein, producing MDRHGGESYENALAENANGSHKNELIHVRSWNDVREVEILTFEWVTWWSTSRLHERLAYHTPEENGNDTGSNTSRKR from the coding sequence ATCGACAGGCATGGTGGGGAGTCTTATGAGAACGCACTAGCTGAAAACGCCAACGGATCCCACAAGAACGAACTCATTCACGTTCGCTCGTGGAATGACGTCCGTGAGGTCGAGATCCTGACCTTTGAATGGGTGACCTGGTGGAGCACCAGCCGGCTCCACGAGAGACTCGCCTATCACACGCCAGAAGAAAACGGGAACGATACTGGCAGCAACACGAGCCGTAAGCGATAA
- a CDS encoding cation diffusion facilitator family transporter — translation MTTSHSTAQESPRDLSKFAWFSVGAAISTIALKYIAYEVTGSVSLLSDAMESVVNLVAAIVALIALKLAAKPANSRYTFGRSKAEYFSAALEGAMIFGAAALIMFAAIGRLLRPVGVENLGIGIVISILAGLVNAGVGLVLLRAGKKYNSPTLTADAKHLFTDIITSVGVVIGVGLVGLTGWTRLDPVIAIIVALNIIYVGTVLMRDALAGLMDVALPDEENNLIISVLREHAETEKITFHGLQTRVSGHARHIKFDALVPDNWTVKQGHDFAEHLVTHIQEVLDDAIVTVHIEPINDPESYKDIPQGFIPLGE, via the coding sequence ATGACTACTTCGCATTCTACGGCCCAAGAATCGCCACGCGATCTCTCCAAGTTCGCCTGGTTTTCAGTGGGGGCTGCCATCTCCACCATCGCACTCAAATACATTGCCTACGAAGTCACAGGATCTGTTTCCTTACTTTCTGACGCTATGGAATCCGTGGTCAATCTAGTTGCGGCGATCGTTGCACTGATCGCTCTCAAACTTGCTGCTAAGCCAGCCAATTCCCGCTACACGTTTGGGCGTTCCAAGGCCGAATACTTTTCTGCCGCCCTTGAAGGCGCCATGATTTTCGGCGCGGCCGCATTGATCATGTTCGCGGCCATCGGACGCTTGCTGCGGCCTGTTGGTGTGGAAAACCTCGGCATCGGTATTGTTATTTCTATTCTGGCTGGACTTGTGAACGCCGGCGTAGGCTTAGTGTTGTTACGCGCCGGCAAGAAGTACAACTCTCCTACTCTTACCGCAGATGCGAAGCACCTGTTCACAGACATCATCACATCCGTTGGCGTGGTGATCGGCGTTGGGCTCGTTGGATTGACCGGCTGGACGCGGCTGGATCCAGTTATCGCTATCATTGTTGCACTCAACATTATTTACGTGGGTACTGTACTGATGCGGGACGCTCTGGCTGGCCTCATGGACGTGGCTCTTCCAGACGAAGAAAACAACCTCATCATCTCCGTGCTCCGTGAACATGCCGAAACTGAGAAAATCACCTTCCATGGTTTACAAACTCGCGTTTCAGGGCACGCCCGCCACATCAAGTTTGATGCTCTTGTGCCAGACAACTGGACCGTAAAGCAGGGGCATGATTTTGCCGAACACCTGGTCACCCATATCCAAGAAGTCCTCGATGACGCAATTGTTACCGTTCACATCGAACCTATCAACGATCCCGAATCATACAAGGACATTCCGCAGGGCTTCATTCCGCTTGGGGAGTGA